A genome region from Altererythrobacter aquiaggeris includes the following:
- the efp gene encoding elongation factor P, giving the protein MKISGVDIRPGNIIEYETGIWKVGKIQHTQPGKGGAYMQVEMKNLVDGRKTNVRYRSADTVEKVHLDTKEFQFLYAEDANLIFMDKDNYEQIQLPTDLLGDAAAFLTDGMDVTLEMYNDKPISVALPDQVEATITEADAVVKGQTASSSYKPAVLENGVRVMVPPHIESGTRIIVDVYERTYVGKAN; this is encoded by the coding sequence ATGAAAATCAGCGGCGTGGACATCCGTCCCGGCAACATCATCGAGTATGAAACGGGCATCTGGAAAGTGGGAAAAATCCAGCATACCCAGCCGGGCAAGGGCGGTGCCTATATGCAGGTCGAGATGAAAAACCTCGTCGATGGCCGCAAGACCAACGTCCGCTATCGTAGCGCCGACACGGTCGAAAAAGTGCATCTGGATACCAAGGAATTCCAGTTCCTGTATGCCGAAGATGCCAACCTGATCTTTATGGACAAGGATAATTACGAGCAAATTCAGCTGCCGACCGATTTGCTTGGCGATGCAGCGGCATTTCTGACGGACGGTATGGATGTCACGCTGGAAATGTATAACGACAAACCGATCAGTGTCGCGCTACCGGATCAGGTCGAAGCCACAATCACCGAAGCAGATGCGGTTGTGAAAGGGCAAACGGCAAGCTCGAGCTACAAACCTGCCGTCCTCGAGAACGGCGTTCGCGTGATGGTACCGCCGCATATCGAAAGCGGGACACGCATCATCGTTGATGTGTACGAACGCACATATGTCGGCAAGGCTAACTGA
- a CDS encoding M23 family metallopeptidase, which yields MALKFAERIVTIVATATLTSAAWIVGGGSFMRYADDQKAAEATEAEATTATGADSANKIATSPPRGGAEQGPLDSNEVLKPDAAETDQLVVPVLNVRPADLQNTFTDQRGDATRLHEALDIMAEEGTTVIAAGPGEIEKIFLSEAGGKTLYVRSPDRKTIHYYAHMGDYADGLKEGQRVRRGQRLGTVGSSGNADPASPHLHFAILRTTPDAKWWEPTTAINPYPLLTGTGQRP from the coding sequence ATGGCGTTAAAATTTGCAGAACGCATCGTGACAATCGTGGCAACCGCCACATTGACTTCCGCTGCCTGGATTGTGGGCGGCGGAAGTTTCATGCGGTATGCGGATGATCAAAAAGCCGCCGAGGCCACCGAGGCGGAAGCCACGACGGCGACCGGCGCGGATTCTGCAAACAAGATTGCCACATCGCCGCCCCGCGGCGGAGCGGAGCAAGGGCCGCTGGACAGCAATGAAGTTTTGAAACCCGATGCAGCCGAAACCGATCAACTGGTTGTACCGGTGTTGAATGTTAGGCCTGCCGATCTGCAAAATACGTTCACCGACCAGCGCGGTGATGCAACGCGGCTGCACGAAGCGCTGGATATCATGGCCGAAGAGGGAACAACCGTAATTGCCGCCGGCCCTGGCGAAATCGAAAAGATTTTTCTCAGCGAAGCGGGAGGTAAAACGTTATATGTGCGCTCCCCCGATCGCAAGACGATCCATTATTACGCGCATATGGGCGACTATGCCGATGGACTGAAAGAAGGGCAGCGCGTCAGGCGCGGACAGCGGCTGGGTACGGTGGGAAGCAGCGGTAACGCGGATCCCGCGTCGCCGCATTTGCATTTTGCCATTCTTAGAACCACCCCCGATGCAAAATGGTGGGAGCCGACAACCGCAATCAATCCTTATCCCTTGCTCACGGGTACCGGTCAGCGGCCGTAA
- a CDS encoding L,D-transpeptidase family protein — protein MRTLLISASLLALSACGLNGTDREQEQGSEVSANPASQSDNLADSMASSDPMDDTAAPVGIADSQERPTMQAQVVLDRRGFGPGVIDGKMGLSTENALRGFQEANALEISGKMDEATTKALEKWSNIPATRVVTIPQEWASHEFTKVPENPAEQAKLDRLGYNTLDEKLAERFHTTVAVLKELNPGGKPAGMTAPQNPTDKAPVAKGTAKSAAAAGKKTADSAQEKSFFTAGQQIRVPNIGADRIAPGKIDNEGWQATLASLGVGTEQPEVTKVVVSASKGTLRAFDANGKLVALFTVTSGSDNDPLPLGDWDITAVAYNPPFAYNPELFWDVPDDEEKQQLPPGPNGPVGVVWIDLSKEHYGIHGTPAPETIGRSQSHGCVRLTNWDAARLSQMVSTRTKVLFEA, from the coding sequence ATGCGCACATTATTGATTTCAGCTTCGCTACTGGCACTTTCGGCATGCGGACTGAATGGTACCGACAGGGAACAGGAGCAGGGCAGCGAAGTGTCCGCCAATCCCGCCAGCCAGTCGGACAATCTTGCCGACAGCATGGCGTCCAGCGATCCGATGGATGACACAGCGGCACCGGTCGGCATTGCTGACAGTCAGGAACGTCCAACGATGCAAGCGCAAGTGGTGCTTGACCGCCGCGGATTTGGCCCCGGCGTTATCGACGGGAAGATGGGCCTTTCCACCGAAAATGCCTTGCGCGGATTTCAGGAAGCAAATGCGCTCGAAATATCCGGAAAAATGGATGAAGCGACAACCAAGGCATTGGAAAAGTGGTCGAATATTCCGGCAACGCGGGTCGTGACCATTCCGCAGGAATGGGCTTCGCACGAATTTACCAAAGTGCCCGAAAATCCGGCAGAACAGGCCAAACTGGATAGGCTTGGCTATAACACGCTTGATGAAAAACTCGCCGAGCGGTTCCATACGACTGTGGCAGTGCTCAAAGAACTGAATCCTGGCGGAAAACCGGCTGGGATGACCGCGCCGCAAAACCCGACTGACAAAGCACCCGTCGCAAAAGGTACGGCAAAATCCGCAGCCGCGGCTGGCAAGAAAACTGCGGATAGCGCGCAGGAAAAGTCTTTTTTTACCGCTGGCCAGCAAATTCGCGTTCCCAACATCGGTGCTGACCGGATAGCGCCCGGCAAGATCGACAATGAAGGATGGCAAGCGACACTGGCTTCGCTCGGTGTCGGCACAGAGCAACCCGAAGTGACGAAGGTGGTCGTCAGCGCATCGAAAGGCACCTTGCGGGCGTTCGATGCCAATGGAAAGCTCGTTGCGCTGTTCACCGTGACAAGCGGGTCGGACAATGATCCGCTGCCGCTGGGCGACTGGGACATCACGGCGGTCGCGTATAATCCGCCCTTTGCATATAATCCCGAATTGTTCTGGGATGTCCCGGATGACGAGGAAAAACAGCAACTGCCCCCGGGCCCCAACGGGCCGGTGGGCGTGGTGTGGATTGATCTATCGAAGGAACATTACGGGATTCATGGCACTCCGGCACCAGAAACTATCGGTCGTTCTCAAAGCCATGGCTGTGTACGCTTGACGAATTGGGATGCAGCGCGATTATCGCAGATGGTATCAACCAGGACAAAGGTGCTATTCGAGGCCTGA
- a CDS encoding isocitrate lyase: MSYQSKIDKLAGTINAQGSPWNAIDAEAAARMQLQNRFSTGLDIARYTAQIMRDDMEAYDHDPANYTQSLGCWHGFIAQQKMISIKKHFGSTKQRYLYLSGWMIAALRSEFGPLPDQSMHEKTSVPALIEEIYTFLKQADARELGGMFRDLDAARESGDEVEAKRIETAIDNYETHVVPIIADIDAGFGNAEATYLLAKKMIEAGACALQIENQVSDEKQCGHQDGKVTVPHEDFLQKIRAIRYAFLELGVEDGIIVARTDSLGAGLTKQIAVTKEAGDLGDQYNSFLDCEEVDPANMHNGDVFLSREGKLLRPRRLPSNLFQFRSGTGEDRCVLDSITSLQNGADLLWIETEKPHIGQIGGMVDRIREVIPNAKLVYNNSPSFNWTLNFRQQVYDAWEADGRDLTSYDRAGLMSVDYDATDLAQEADEKIRTFQRDAAAQAGIFHHLITLPTYHTAALSTDNLAKEYFGDEGMLGYVKGVQRKEIREGIACVRHQNMSGSDIGDDHKESFAGEAALKAGGSNNTMNQFAAA; this comes from the coding sequence ATGTCCTACCAGAGTAAAATCGACAAACTAGCAGGCACAATCAACGCGCAAGGTTCGCCCTGGAACGCAATCGACGCTGAAGCTGCCGCGCGGATGCAGTTGCAGAACCGGTTCAGCACCGGGCTCGATATCGCGCGCTATACGGCGCAAATCATGCGTGACGACATGGAAGCCTATGACCACGATCCCGCCAATTACACGCAGTCGCTGGGTTGCTGGCACGGGTTTATCGCGCAGCAAAAGATGATTTCCATCAAGAAGCATTTTGGCAGCACCAAACAACGCTATCTGTATTTGTCCGGCTGGATGATTGCAGCGCTGCGTAGCGAGTTTGGCCCCCTTCCCGACCAGTCCATGCACGAAAAAACCAGCGTCCCCGCCCTGATTGAAGAGATTTACACCTTCCTCAAACAGGCTGACGCCCGCGAACTTGGCGGAATGTTCCGCGATCTGGATGCGGCGCGCGAGAGCGGCGATGAAGTAGAGGCGAAGCGTATCGAAACCGCGATCGACAATTACGAGACACACGTTGTCCCGATTATCGCTGACATCGATGCCGGTTTCGGTAACGCCGAGGCGACTTATCTTCTCGCCAAGAAGATGATCGAAGCGGGTGCCTGCGCGTTGCAAATCGAAAACCAGGTTTCCGATGAAAAGCAATGCGGCCATCAGGACGGTAAGGTTACCGTTCCCCACGAGGATTTTCTGCAGAAAATCCGCGCAATCCGTTATGCATTCCTCGAACTGGGCGTCGAAGACGGCATCATCGTCGCCAGAACCGACTCGCTTGGCGCAGGCCTGACGAAACAAATTGCGGTCACCAAAGAAGCCGGAGATCTGGGCGACCAGTATAACAGCTTTCTTGATTGCGAGGAGGTGGACCCTGCCAATATGCACAATGGCGACGTGTTCCTCAGCCGCGAGGGCAAATTGCTGCGCCCCAGGCGTCTGCCGTCCAACCTGTTCCAGTTCCGCAGCGGAACCGGCGAAGACCGCTGCGTGCTGGACAGCATCACCTCGCTCCAGAACGGTGCGGATCTGTTGTGGATTGAGACCGAGAAGCCGCATATCGGACAGATTGGCGGCATGGTTGACCGTATCCGCGAGGTTATTCCTAATGCAAAGCTGGTGTATAATAATTCGCCAAGTTTCAACTGGACGCTCAACTTCCGCCAGCAGGTTTACGATGCATGGGAAGCGGACGGCCGCGATCTGACGTCCTATGACCGTGCGGGCCTGATGAGCGTGGATTACGATGCAACCGATCTGGCGCAGGAAGCGGATGAAAAAATCCGCACGTTCCAACGTGATGCCGCAGCACAGGCGGGCATATTCCACCATCTGATCACTCTGCCGACATACCACACCGCTGCGCTCAGCACCGACAACCTCGCCAAGGAATATTTCGGAGACGAAGGCATGCTTGGCTATGTCAAGGGTGTCCAGCGCAAGGAAATCCGTGAAGGGATTGCTTGCGTCAGGCACCAGAATATGTCGGGTAGCGACATTGGTGACGACCACAAGGAATCGTTTGCCGGTGAAGCAGCACTGAAGGCCGGTGGCTCGAACAATACCATGAACCAGTTCGCTGCTGCGTGA
- a CDS encoding elongation factor P, producing the protein MIGKSILTLAAIAALTGPVTAGSGDTLATLPRGSYGCELPGNAAGPAGIPVDEMSFKIENASSYNSARGSGTYLLTGRTVRMTSGPLRGLKFDRVGRTMLREITEDGTPGRMRCVLYGR; encoded by the coding sequence ATGATCGGAAAATCAATTCTTACACTCGCGGCAATCGCTGCGCTTACCGGTCCGGTCACAGCCGGATCGGGCGATACGCTCGCGACATTGCCGCGCGGCAGCTATGGCTGCGAATTGCCGGGCAATGCTGCCGGGCCTGCCGGTATCCCGGTGGATGAAATGAGTTTCAAGATCGAGAACGCGTCGAGCTACAATTCGGCGCGGGGAAGCGGGACCTACCTGCTGACGGGGCGGACCGTACGAATGACCAGCGGCCCGTTACGCGGGCTCAAATTCGACCGGGTTGGCCGGACGATGCTTCGCGAAATAACCGAAGACGGCACACCCGGGCGGATGCGCTGCGTGCTTTACGGCCGCTGA
- a CDS encoding SLC13 family permease, which produces MAVTVAMFIGFARGRLSIEIISLLIIAVIAVGLYFLPLAGTQPTDGLALAFSGFGHHALITICALMIMGRGLVVTGALEPAARFLETVFKINLQLGLLVSLLIAFVLSMGVNNTPVLVLLMPIFVALAARGALPASKTLMPLNAASLLGGLATTIGTSTNILVVSIAVDLGMPRMGVFHYTPIVLIAGLVALPYVWLVMPRLLGDNRVEKDHTERRFRARLRVSSDSPLTGQLLVDIMKRLPDDITFHNAPTSHLQPNQRFDVSGTHEDLENAMRILQGEVAPDWVIQRISDRSRETRQDTVVVEMAVTADSRLLDRTLPTSGIGDLYGVAVLGIHRPEKLFGRQERYSDDGDLHFAEGDVLLVMGLPDDLQRFARADGLLMLEGAREVPRRSKAVLAAVIMGASVGLASVGIFPIAIAALGGAILMFVTGCVKFDRVGRALSAQVIVLIAASIALGRIIDESGAADWLGQLLAFGLQYLAPAAVLAAIMLFVTILTNFASNATAATVGTPIAFSVAQQLGLPAEPLILAVLFGCNLCYATPIAYQTNMMIMSEGSYEFRDYIRTGVPLVLIMVTTLSFLLVITYGM; this is translated from the coding sequence ATGGCTGTTACGGTCGCGATGTTCATCGGTTTTGCGCGCGGCCGCCTCTCGATCGAAATCATTTCGTTGCTGATTATCGCGGTGATTGCAGTGGGGCTGTATTTTCTCCCCTTGGCAGGCACGCAGCCTACGGACGGACTGGCTCTAGCCTTTTCCGGATTTGGTCATCACGCGCTGATCACCATTTGCGCGCTCATGATTATGGGCCGCGGACTGGTGGTCACCGGCGCGCTGGAGCCTGCTGCGAGATTTCTGGAAACCGTTTTCAAGATCAATCTGCAACTCGGCTTGCTGGTATCGCTGCTGATTGCGTTCGTTCTTTCGATGGGTGTCAACAATACGCCGGTGCTCGTCCTGCTCATGCCGATTTTCGTGGCGCTGGCCGCTCGCGGGGCATTACCGGCTTCCAAGACCCTCATGCCGTTGAATGCGGCGTCGCTCCTCGGCGGATTGGCAACCACCATCGGGACGTCCACCAATATTCTGGTGGTATCGATCGCAGTCGATCTGGGTATGCCGCGCATGGGCGTATTTCACTACACGCCGATTGTCCTGATCGCCGGTCTGGTTGCGCTGCCCTATGTGTGGCTGGTCATGCCGCGCCTGCTGGGCGATAACCGGGTCGAGAAAGACCACACGGAGCGTCGGTTCCGCGCGAGGCTGCGGGTGTCTTCGGACAGTCCGCTGACGGGCCAGTTGCTGGTCGATATCATGAAGCGGCTGCCCGACGATATTACATTTCACAATGCGCCCACCAGTCATTTGCAGCCGAACCAGCGGTTCGATGTTTCAGGCACACATGAAGATCTGGAAAATGCCATGCGCATTTTGCAGGGTGAGGTCGCACCTGACTGGGTAATCCAACGGATCAGTGACCGCTCGCGCGAAACCAGGCAGGACACTGTCGTCGTCGAAATGGCGGTAACCGCAGATTCCCGATTGCTGGACCGGACGTTGCCCACCAGTGGTATCGGCGATCTGTACGGTGTTGCGGTGCTGGGCATCCATCGTCCGGAAAAACTGTTTGGCCGGCAGGAACGCTATTCCGATGACGGGGATTTGCACTTCGCGGAAGGGGATGTGCTGCTGGTCATGGGTCTGCCTGACGATCTCCAGCGGTTTGCGCGCGCGGATGGGTTGCTGATGCTGGAAGGCGCAAGGGAAGTCCCGCGCCGGTCCAAAGCCGTGCTGGCTGCTGTCATCATGGGGGCAAGTGTCGGTCTGGCATCGGTCGGAATTTTCCCGATTGCAATTGCTGCACTGGGCGGCGCGATCTTGATGTTTGTTACCGGCTGCGTGAAATTTGACCGGGTAGGGCGGGCTTTATCGGCGCAGGTTATCGTACTGATTGCCGCGAGTATCGCCCTGGGCCGGATTATCGACGAAAGCGGCGCTGCCGACTGGCTGGGCCAGCTGCTTGCTTTTGGATTGCAGTATCTCGCACCAGCAGCGGTGCTGGCCGCGATCATGCTGTTCGTGACAATTCTGACCAATTTTGCGTCTAATGCCACTGCCGCGACCGTCGGCACACCAATTGCCTTCAGTGTCGCACAACAACTGGGTCTGCCGGCAGAGCCGCTGATTCTGGCGGTGCTGTTTGGCTGCAACCTTTGTTACGCCACTCCGATCGCTTATCAGACAAACATGATGATTATGTCTGAGGGCAGTTATGAATTCCGCGATTACATCCGAACGGGCGTCCCGCTGGTCTTGATAATGGTCACCACGCTATCGTTCTTGCTGGTGATCACATACGGAATGTAA
- a CDS encoding inositol monophosphatase family protein, producing MSQISGVIRVMERAARKAGNRLRRDFGEVEHLQVSRKGPADFVSKADQVSERTLYDELLVARPDWGFELEEGGTIEGDPTKPRWVIDPLDGTSNFLHGIPHFAISIAAQEPRLDGKGWGDVIAAVVYNPVTDETFWAEKSRGAWLQDARLRCSVRNRMSDALIATGIPYQGHGNFAEWSAIFAAVGPEVAGIRRFGAASLDMAWVAAGRFDAFWESDLNPWDTAAGGLLIREAGGFVTDYRGRSQPICDTQVIAGNDALHSRLHKIITTSLKEANK from the coding sequence ATGTCACAGATTTCCGGAGTTATTCGCGTCATGGAACGCGCAGCGCGTAAGGCAGGCAACCGACTGCGCCGCGATTTTGGCGAAGTCGAACATCTGCAAGTGAGCCGCAAGGGTCCGGCAGACTTCGTATCGAAAGCCGATCAGGTTTCCGAACGCACGCTGTACGACGAATTGCTGGTTGCACGCCCTGACTGGGGTTTCGAGCTTGAAGAAGGCGGCACGATCGAAGGCGATCCGACGAAACCTCGCTGGGTTATCGATCCGCTCGACGGCACAAGCAACTTTCTCCACGGGATCCCGCACTTCGCTATTTCAATTGCGGCGCAAGAGCCGCGGCTGGACGGCAAGGGCTGGGGCGATGTTATTGCTGCAGTGGTCTATAATCCGGTCACGGACGAGACTTTCTGGGCGGAAAAATCGCGCGGTGCGTGGTTGCAGGATGCGCGGCTGCGTTGCTCGGTCCGAAACCGGATGTCCGATGCGCTGATTGCGACGGGTATTCCGTATCAGGGACATGGCAATTTCGCTGAATGGTCGGCTATTTTTGCGGCCGTCGGTCCCGAAGTTGCAGGCATCCGCCGGTTTGGCGCAGCGTCGCTCGATATGGCCTGGGTCGCGGCGGGGCGCTTCGACGCATTCTGGGAGAGCGATCTCAACCCGTGGGACACGGCTGCTGGCGGCTTGCTTATCCGCGAAGCGGGCGGGTTTGTAACCGACTACCGCGGCCGTTCGCAGCCGATCTGTGACACGCAAGTGATTGCCGGCAACGATGCGCTGCATTCGCGCCTTCACAAGATCATTACGACATCGCTGAAGGAAGCAAACAAGTAA
- a CDS encoding helix-turn-helix domain-containing protein — protein sequence MSEKSLLAGAAIRRLRRRESLTQAAMATRLSISPSYLNLIERNQRALSARVVMQLVEQFDFDPRSLRQDEAIGGIDGMQRRLADERFAEIDIDRDEIAEWLSAAPNAASAFVKLFDTAGALHTNSTDPLVTSRHAIERWRNHFADLDTAAEELADELRLSRGDIGVALAERLRERHQLSLRILPREVMPELLRRLDLHSRQLQLSEMLEPASRNFQIALQLALLERHDEIRNLAAGANFAEPAATRLLERHLAGYFAAALLMPYARFLRACDATGYDLKILQRRFGVSFEQVAHRLTTLQRVGQRGLPFFMARLDRAGQFSKRFAGASGAIFLDSENSCPLWAAHLAFERPGSLLSQPVTLEDASAGPRHWFTMAQTVEGTGSGGDAKFVVVLGLEARFADDLAQARDTNLRPEAAQRIGPGCSLCHRPACQQRSLPPRGAGLGFDDLSRGVTPFRFGENIPT from the coding sequence ATGAGCGAAAAATCATTACTGGCCGGTGCCGCTATCCGGCGTTTGCGTCGCCGTGAAAGCCTCACACAGGCCGCTATGGCGACTAGGTTGTCCATCTCGCCAAGCTATCTGAATTTGATCGAACGCAATCAGCGTGCTTTGTCAGCGCGCGTTGTTATGCAATTGGTCGAACAATTCGACTTTGATCCCCGCTCACTGCGCCAGGACGAGGCGATCGGCGGGATCGACGGTATGCAGCGAAGGCTGGCCGACGAACGCTTTGCCGAAATCGATATCGACCGCGACGAGATAGCGGAATGGCTTTCCGCAGCGCCTAACGCAGCCTCCGCGTTTGTTAAGCTTTTCGATACAGCGGGTGCATTGCATACAAACAGCACCGATCCGCTTGTCACCTCGCGCCACGCTATCGAGCGTTGGAGAAACCATTTCGCAGATCTGGACACGGCAGCCGAAGAATTGGCGGACGAACTCCGTCTGTCGCGCGGAGATATCGGAGTTGCCCTGGCCGAGAGGCTGCGCGAAAGGCACCAGCTATCCCTGCGAATTTTACCCCGCGAAGTGATGCCTGAGTTGCTCCGGCGGCTGGATTTGCATTCCCGACAATTGCAGCTGTCGGAAATGCTCGAACCAGCGTCGCGAAATTTCCAGATCGCACTGCAGCTCGCATTGCTCGAACGACACGATGAAATCCGCAATCTTGCGGCAGGGGCGAACTTTGCAGAACCTGCCGCGACAAGGTTGCTTGAACGTCATCTGGCGGGCTACTTCGCCGCCGCCTTGCTAATGCCTTATGCCCGTTTCTTGCGCGCTTGCGATGCGACCGGATACGACCTCAAGATTTTACAAAGAAGGTTCGGTGTCAGTTTCGAACAGGTCGCCCACCGACTGACAACGCTGCAAAGGGTCGGCCAGAGGGGGCTTCCCTTTTTCATGGCCCGTCTCGACCGTGCGGGACAATTTTCGAAGCGGTTCGCCGGTGCGAGCGGCGCGATATTTTTGGACAGCGAGAATTCTTGTCCGCTCTGGGCGGCGCATCTCGCGTTCGAGCGGCCCGGCAGCCTACTGTCGCAGCCGGTTACGCTCGAAGACGCGAGCGCGGGGCCGCGTCACTGGTTCACCATGGCGCAAACCGTAGAAGGGACCGGGAGTGGCGGGGATGCCAAATTCGTCGTTGTGCTGGGACTCGAGGCCAGATTTGCCGACGACCTGGCGCAAGCTCGCGATACCAATCTCCGGCCCGAGGCGGCGCAGCGGATCGGACCGGGGTGTTCGCTGTGCCACCGGCCAGCCTGTCAGCAGCGGTCGCTGCCGCCGCGCGGAGCGGGTCTGGGTTTCGACGATCTGTCGCGCGGCGTTACGCCGTTCCGGTTTGGCGAGAATATCCCCACCTAG
- the thiE gene encoding thiamine phosphate synthase gives MTAKNPKCLLYLISPLETGGNFPARLERALDAGPVAAFQFRVKDIDQHEAARLAAPLLEICRARDVAFVVNDNIALAKRLEADGLHLGQSDGDVREAREQLGTDIQIGVTCHDSRHHAMDAGEAGADYVAFGAFYPSDTKATTHRPEPEILTWWQGLFELPCVAIGGITPDNCTPLIEAGADFIAVSGAVWGGDEVAAIKAFAAKL, from the coding sequence ATGACCGCCAAAAACCCCAAATGCCTGCTTTATCTGATCTCGCCGCTGGAAACCGGCGGAAATTTTCCTGCCCGCCTCGAGCGCGCTCTGGATGCCGGTCCGGTCGCAGCGTTCCAGTTCCGTGTCAAAGATATCGATCAGCATGAGGCTGCGCGGCTCGCGGCGCCGCTGCTTGAAATCTGCCGCGCGCGCGATGTTGCATTTGTTGTTAATGACAATATCGCACTGGCAAAACGGTTGGAGGCTGACGGTCTGCATCTGGGCCAGAGTGATGGCGACGTGCGCGAGGCCCGCGAGCAACTCGGCACTGATATCCAAATCGGCGTTACCTGCCATGACAGCCGACATCATGCGATGGATGCGGGTGAAGCGGGCGCAGATTATGTGGCCTTCGGAGCTTTTTACCCGAGCGACACAAAAGCTACCACTCACCGGCCGGAGCCTGAAATTCTGACATGGTGGCAGGGGCTGTTTGAATTACCATGCGTGGCAATCGGCGGCATCACGCCCGATAATTGCACGCCGCTGATTGAAGCGGGGGCTGACTTTATCGCGGTGTCCGGTGCGGTATGGGGCGGTGACGAGGTTGCTGCGATAAAGGCTTTTGCCGCAAAACTCTGA
- a CDS encoding amidohydrolase gives MPSKSFLVAALFCGFASPAQADDLSDGLAGDMPALMEFYRDLHANPELSFEEVETAAKMAARFRTLGFEVTEQVGKTGVVGVMRNGAGPTVMLRADMDGLPLVEKTGLDYASRRVATPASGMETGVMHACGHDTHMAGLIGAAQLLTRHKDQWSGTLVLIAQPAEELGEGALAMLADGLFTRFPKPDYVVAFHDAAGVPAGQVAYSPGFALANVDSVDITVKGIGGHGARPHTTRDPIVLASSIVMKLQTLASREISAQDPVVVTVGSFHSGFKHNIISDEAKLQLTVRSYSDETRKTLLDGIKRIARGEAIASGLPEELMPVVTVIEPYTPATYNDPELSARLAASFTSRFGLQRVTEAPAVMGGEDFGQFRRASPDDTQSLIFWVGGTPVDEYLAAQKHGTVLPSLHSPFWAPDAETVIATGAEALAVAALDLMPADGS, from the coding sequence ATGCCAAGCAAATCTTTCCTGGTTGCCGCGCTCTTTTGCGGCTTTGCATCCCCGGCGCAGGCAGACGATCTAAGCGACGGTTTGGCAGGCGATATGCCCGCGCTGATGGAATTTTACCGCGATCTCCACGCGAACCCCGAACTCAGTTTCGAGGAAGTTGAAACCGCCGCCAAGATGGCGGCCCGGTTTCGCACTCTCGGCTTTGAAGTTACCGAACAAGTGGGCAAAACGGGCGTTGTCGGCGTGATGCGAAACGGCGCGGGTCCGACAGTGATGTTGCGGGCCGATATGGACGGCCTTCCGCTGGTTGAAAAGACCGGCCTTGATTATGCATCGCGGCGCGTGGCAACGCCGGCATCAGGCATGGAAACGGGGGTCATGCATGCTTGCGGCCATGATACGCATATGGCCGGGTTGATCGGTGCGGCACAGCTTTTAACGCGGCATAAGGACCAGTGGTCGGGCACGCTGGTGTTGATTGCGCAGCCTGCCGAAGAGTTGGGCGAGGGCGCTCTGGCGATGCTTGCAGATGGCTTGTTCACCCGGTTCCCCAAACCTGATTATGTGGTGGCCTTTCACGATGCAGCAGGCGTGCCAGCGGGGCAGGTCGCATATTCGCCCGGGTTTGCTTTGGCGAACGTGGACAGTGTGGACATTACGGTTAAGGGCATCGGTGGGCATGGCGCGCGGCCGCACACGACCCGCGATCCGATTGTGTTGGCCAGTTCGATCGTGATGAAGTTGCAAACCCTCGCCAGCCGCGAAATATCGGCGCAGGACCCGGTCGTGGTCACCGTGGGAAGTTTTCATTCAGGGTTTAAGCACAACATAATTTCTGACGAGGCAAAGCTGCAGCTAACCGTCAGGTCTTACAGTGACGAAACACGCAAAACGCTTCTGGATGGCATCAAACGTATCGCTCGTGGTGAAGCGATCGCATCCGGCTTGCCGGAAGAACTGATGCCTGTCGTCACCGTTATAGAGCCCTACACGCCGGCAACCTACAACGATCCCGAATTATCCGCCCGTCTGGCCGCCAGCTTCACTTCGCGGTTCGGGCTGCAGCGCGTGACCGAGGCGCCTGCGGTGATGGGCGGCGAAGACTTCGGGCAATTCAGACGCGCGTCACCCGATGATACACAGTCGCTGATTTTCTGGGTCGGCGGGACGCCTGTGGACGAATATCTGGCAGCACAAAAGCACGGCACGGTATTGCCGTCCTTGCACAGTCCGTTCTGGGCTCCGGATGCCGAAACAGTTATCGCAACCGGGGCGGAAGCACTGGCCGTTGCTGCGCTCGATCTGATGCCCGCCGATGGCAGTTAG